Proteins from a single region of Oryza brachyantha chromosome 6, ObraRS2, whole genome shotgun sequence:
- the LOC102707406 gene encoding two-on-two hemoglobin-3, which translates to MAGRVAAIQPRLADEWDPRAPHPRACPRRPSDWPVERDGYKREWLSGEAAAPVNVNCTAAKPFWGIGGGGGGGTGVWCGVVGGPRNSRMQSLQEKASEWSGVAAGDAFAIDDGNVFEALGATTQPFVDLSTNFYTRVYEDEEEWFRQIFAGSKKEDAIRNQYEFLVQRMGGPQLFSQRRGHPALIARHRPFPVTHQAAERWLHHMQQAVDTTESIDAATKTKMMNFFKHTAYFLVAGNEMTRQGHGTSCKCKHGASKPAE; encoded by the exons ATGGCCGGCCGTGTCGCGGCGATCCAGCCTCGTCTCGccgacgagtgggacccacggGCCCCGCACCCGCGCGCGTGCCCCCGCCGTCCGTCCGATTGGCCGGTGGAGCGTGACGGGTATAAAAGGGAGTGGCTGAGTGGCGAGGCTGCAGCACCAGTCAACGTCAACTGCACGGCAGCCAAGCCGTTCTGGgggatcggcggcggtggcggaggcggtaCTGgtgtgtggtgtggtgtggtgggGGGACCCAGGAATTCCAGGATGCAGTCGCTGCAGGAGAAGGCGTCGGAGTGGAGCGGCGTGGCGGCCGGGGACGCCTTCGCCATCGACGACGGGAACGTCTTCGAGGCGCTCGGCGCCACGACGCAGCCCTTCGTCGACCTCTCCACCAACTTCTACACCAG GGTTTatgaggacgaggaggagtggTTCCGTCAGATCTTCGCCGGGTCGAAGAAGGAGGACGCCATCCGGAACCAGTACGAGTTCTTGGTGCAGCGCATGGGCGGCCCGCAGCTCTTCTCCCAGAGGAGAG GACATCCTGCCCTGATAGCACGACATCGACCATTCCCTGTTACCCACCAGGCTGCAGAGCGATGGCTACACCACATGCAGCAAGCTGTGGATACTACTGAGAGCATAGACGCTGCcacaaaaaccaaaatgaTGAATTTTTTCAA GCACACTGCATACTTCCTTGTGGCCGGTAATGAGATGACAAGGCAAGGCCATGGAACTTCCTGCAAGTGCAAACATGGAGCAAGCAAACCGGCAGAATAA